A window of Gossypium raimondii isolate GPD5lz chromosome 7, ASM2569854v1, whole genome shotgun sequence genomic DNA:
AGTTATACGAAGGCTTGATATCCATCACTAAGAAATCCACCTCGTATGTATTTGGGCCAATCAGGAGGGGTATTTCTATTCTTCCCATCACCTTCTTTTCAGTACCATCAAATGCTCTTACTATATTCTGGCATGATTTCATGTGAGAGCTATCCACCGGTAACCTATTTAAGGTGGATAGGGGTAAAACATTCAAGGCTGACCCATTATCAATTAGCACTCCTGCTAACGCATACTCTCCGCAACGAGCAGTGATATGTAATGCTTTGGTGGCTCCTCTTCCCCCTGGcgatatttcatcatcattaaaggaaatgaaattgTCGGCACTGATATTGCTAACCAAGCGGTCCAACTTATTCACTGAGATATCGTGAGcgacataagtttcatttagcacCTTAATCAACGCATTACGATGTATCTCTGAACTTATAAGCAATTCAAGCACCGAGATACGAGCCGGTTGTTTATGCAATTGTTCTACCACGCTGTACTCGCTATGTTtcaagaattttagaaattctcTAGCCTCATTTTCAGTTACCGGCTGATTGACACGCGGTTCAATTTTGTCTGTTTTTGCTTTTCCCAACTCAACTGCTAAGGCTTTTCCTTTTCCAGATTCCACTCTCGCGTTTGCTGGATCATAGCGTCTTCCACTTCGTGTATAGAATCCTTCGTCCTCTCCTGAAGCGTTTACCAAGCTCTCTTTCCCTGGAATTGTCACATTGCAGTCGTAATTCCAAGGAACCTTTTTGCTATCCTCGTAAGGAAATGATACAGGTTTTTGGATTATGACCTTTGGAGCTATTTGAATTCCAGATTCTCTACTCATtggttttgaaataattaccaCTGGGTGATTAGCCTTTTGGGCCTTCCCCGTAGATCCTTCTTCTGCAGCATAAACTTCTCCTTCTTCTAGTCCACTAATCTCTTCATAAAACTCCAACTCTTTGTTATCCATTAAGTTTTGCACCATGGTTCTGAATTCAGTACATTTTTGGATGTCGTGGCCTTCTTCTGCGTGGAACTCACAAAACTTACTTACTCCTTCAGGCCTCCTTATTGAATCTTGCTTGATGCGACCTTCTTTCACCATTTGTTTCCAAACCCATTCAAGGGGGTCCTTATCTCTGCTACATTGGCTTTGACTTTCCTTCCTCCATCCTCAATTATCGCGTTCACCCCTTCCTCATGATTGGGCAACGGACTTTCTGTGTTAGGTGAGTCACCAAATTTGACAACGCCCAATTTGATGAGTCCTTCCACTACTTTTTTGAAAGCAGTACAATTTTCTATCGAGTGTCCTGAAATGCCGGCATGATAGTCACACTGAGGGTTTgtgtcataccattttggaTATGGGGGTTGTAGAGGACTCAAGTAACGAGGAGTGAcaacatgtgcattaaataaattctggtACAGCTCCTTATATGTCATTGGAATGGGAGTGAACTGGGGTTTCTCAGTATTTTGCCTTATTCCCGACTCTTGTTTCAATGAGCCCTGTTGATTAATGACCGCTTTCCTTGGTTGACTCACAGTAATTGATTTACTGTAGGCATTCACattattcacttcattttctcttttcctcgggGCTGTCCTTTTATTGTTCTCCCCTCCGTCTATTCTTCCACTTTTAATAGCATGCTCGATCATTTCGCCGCTCATGATTATATCCGAGAAATTCTTTGAAGCGCTTCCCAACATGTGAGtaatgaatggggctttcaatgtattaataaaaagcgtcgtcatttctttttccaaaagagGTGGTTGCACCTGCACTGTCACTTCTCTCCATCTCTGTGCATATTGTCTAAAGCTTTCGTTCGATTTCTTCTCCAAATTCTACAGAGTTATCTGTCGGGCATCATTTACGAGACATGATTGTCTTGTCTCATGAATGCTGTGCCAAATCTCTCAAGTAGTAATTTTGGTTGGCTTAGTGATTGTACCATTTTAACGCCGACTTTGTAAGACTATCCTGAAAGCAGTGTATTAATAAttgatcattattaatataccccgtcattctcctacagaacataGCGATATGGGCTTCTAGGCAACTGGTCCCATTATATTTCTCGAATTCCGGCATCTTAAATTTGTAAGGGAGCACCAAATTTGAAACTAAGCTCAGATCTTTCGCATCTATTCCACGATAGCTGTCGATACTTTCTATTGCCCTAAACttctcttcaatccatttccatttctcctcaAACTGCTTGGGTAACTCTTCCTTCATCTTGTCTTTCTCAGCTACTTCATCGAAGTCCGGGACAACCAGATTATCGTCAGGACTAGAACCAGATCTAACCTGAAGGTTCTTCGATATTGAAGCATCACCTTGAAAGTGCTGAGGCCTAATCGAAACAGAAGATCTTCATGGATGTGGTTCAATCTGAATTTGCGCTTGCAGAGGCGTGAATCCTGGAGGAAAAAGTGGCTCATCATTGTTTCCTTCTTCATCGCAAATCACAGGACTTTTCCCTTTATCCGCTCCCTTGTTTATtaattgtgtcaatttagtcattaggTCATCTTGAGACTCTTTCATCTTTTGCACCATGTCTTTCTGGATCTTTTCCATATGTTCTTTCATTTGCACCTGCAACTggtcttgcatttccttttgaagcCGTTCTAATTtttccatcctttgatccataatttttaatttagcacGGGTGCCGTAACAATGTCAattttccaggttaactgaaataattttattcaattagggTCCTTTAATGGTTATTAATGCATATAATgtgatgcaatgcatgaaatgaatgcaaaaagaggtattgactctaattcaatttcattagaaaaacttcactagaaaagaaatttctttacataaaatagattacatatacggctttgccTTTATACTCAAAGCCTTAACCTTCCTAAAAAGCCAAGCTAACTCTCGGCCTCTGTCTGACTCTGACTCATACTTCAAACTTAACACATATGCTTGGACTGCTAGGGTTTGTAAGTGCTCGGCTACTTCGCCTACTTGTGTTACCGCCTCACCCATAATATAATCTCTTTCTCTAATCTGGTTTTGCGATCGATGGAATTGCTCTTGCCACTGTTCATTATCTCTCTCCAGAAGCTCTATTCGGAGTTCTCTATTTTGTAGCGCATCCTCGAGCTCTCCTACCCGTTCCTTCAATTCTTCGATTTTGCCTAAACTTGCCCTTAACTCAATCGCAGAATTACGACTACGATGCTGGTGAAGCGACTTTTCTAGCTCAGCTATTCGGACTTTCAACCCCGCTTTCTCATTTTGGCAAACCAGTAGATTCTCTTTCAAAGCTACTTCTCGAGCTTGAGtatcttgaaatttcttttcccattgaTCAACTTTAGTCCTTTCTCTCTGAATCTCCTATCGCCATTGTTCTGCTGTTTTACCCAAGCCGGCAGTTCTCATTGACCTACGTAACTTCTTGTAATCTGTCTTCAAGCTGTCCAAATCTTCTTCTGccttattctttccttttctcaaCTTGTCAGCCTCTAATTTTTGAATGTCCACATCAAGTCCTAAttgcattttttcttcttctagttGCTCTATTTTCTTCCCTAACTCCAAACTCCTCTTTTCAAAttctaatttgataatttctatCTCAGAGGGTAATACTTGTAAATGTTCCTCTAAAGATCGAGCAGTTTCTGGATTTGACGCCGGGATATTGTCATTGGCTCTTTGATCACGCCATTGACTATATTCGGGGGTCATTGCTGGACCCACAGTTAAGATCTTCATTCGATGAGTTTGGTTCCATGCATTAGATATCTCTCGaactttttttcttgtaattgtcCTCCCTATAGGAAAATTCACATTGAGCCAATCCCTGCGTTGCTGGTATGAATTGTCGTGATCTATATTGTCTTGATACGAGTAGAGGAGCATATCCGGCAGCTCCCTATATCCCTAGTAAAGGAACCCAGTCAAAATTTCCGCATCGATATAAAATCTCATCAGGAACCAACCAAGGGGCCCTccattcaacatcatcatctTGAAAGTTCTGGAGTATCGCCATCCATTTTTCCTCTGAAACGCCATCCCGTCTTGGTGTGGCTACCAATTCTTCTAGAGGAGAGTAGCTatcagagaaaacccgataaGAGATCTTTTCTACTTTCCAGAAGTGGCTATGAAACCATGCTAATAAgagctgtgcacatccaatgaaCCTTCCCTCTCCCGCTCTCCGGCATGCGTTCAAAGATCTGAAAGTTTCGGCCAGTATTGCCGGAACGGGAGTAACCCCTTTACTAAGCCGATCAAATAAATCAGAAACGGCCTCGTCTACGTGTCCTAATGCTTTGGGGAAAACCACAAGTCCGTAGATACCTAAAGCGAAGACATCGACCCTTTTCTTTACATCAGGATGTACTAGCACCAAATCTCGCAAACTTTTCCAAGGAACGCATTTACTGTCGCCCTTCTGCTGGATTCGGGCAGCAACCCACTGCTTGCTCATCCCAGTGATgttcattaatttctttaacaTCGGAAGGGCACCAGCAGCTCTACAATAAGCTTTGTCGACTTGAATCTTTGGGCACCGAAGCAGGGTCGTATACTCCTCCACAGTAGGCGTCAAATCCACTTTTCTGAAAGTGAAACAACTGTAGGCAGGATTCCAAAATTGAGCAAGGGctcaaaataaatacttgtCCACTTTAATACTGAGCAGATAAGGCAGGTCACCGTAGTTACAATAGAACAACTGCTTGGTCTCGTTATCCCATTGAtcccaaatttctttcatttctcgAAGATCATTCTGAATTACACTGATACGGGTGAAATCTCATAATTCTGACATGTGCCCCTCGGTAAGACTATCGCCTTTCTCCCGTTGTGTCGTCTCAGCCCATATTCGCACAGCCGCATTATcttctattttatcaaaaaaccCCTTTTTCATGGTAAGCTTTCTTTCTAGATATTGAACGTGAATCGACACCTCTTTTAGAATGGAAATGCcatgcaaaaataaaacaaatcagtATTAAACACAGAACAAGATTAGAAGTAAATGACAATAAATAAAACATCCATTTGGGTAAGCACTAAGGTTTGGCGTAGTTTCATTTAGGTGGGTTCCTATGGCTCACTACATGTGgttttggttctaaagtaaaggtacccgaaccagcagattcctcgatcttcacccattataggctcatacggaccgagttcggttcaggggaatacatttccctatggccatgcggagatgaaaatctcacgaagacataggtacggatgtatcccggaagcgattcactatcccatgcggaggtgaaaacctcacgaaggcgtagcttctcactcccacttaaaaggtgtgaccaacggtcatgcaatgcaatgtacaaaaagataccaaaatttaaaccaacACAACAATTATAAACCACAACAATGACAATTATAacgaatgaaatgcaatgaaaggatcatatctttaaatcaagttttcagatttcgacaaaaagacaaaaagtaatcaactcgtggcttgactcacttatttttttttaaaaaattccccagtggagtcgccaagctgttgacaccatttttttgatgaaaaacggggtcgacttgggttttgaaaaaagaaatgggagtcgccaccaatcctttttgaggTGGTATTGAATCACCTTGAAAagggttgtttttaataaataatttgattttattaaaacaacgattttggtccacgaaatttagaaaacgggttcgggagtcggttacgcacgaggaaggattagcaccctcgatacgcccaaaaaatggtacctagttgattagctaatgtcttgatgtcgaaaattgagaacttggaaaaattaaaaatacgatccttgtgttaaaaaaatggaaaagaagcatatttcatgttattcgagaaagagaatcatatccagtaagttaggacacaatgtctcaaattcccgatacgcgaatgaaaaatgtttatttttaaaaaaatttagcccTCTCGGATTTAAAAACGAGATctcgaccagtaagttaggacgcgaTTTTTTAATCCCAAgatcatttaaaaattgagtttaaaaagATTCGTACATTTAGATTTatcgtgaaaatcgaaaccagtaagttagggtacgatcctcttgaatctaaacacgaaatattatttattcaaaacaaatttttttaaatctagtATAATAAAACACGAAAACCGTAACAAAAAATGC
This region includes:
- the LOC105763129 gene encoding uncharacterized protein LOC105763129, with protein sequence MVQNLMDNKELEFYEEISGLEEGEVYAAEEGSTGKAQKANHPVVIISKPMSRESGIQIAPKVIIQKPVSFPYEDSKKVPWNYDCNVTIPGKESLVNASGEDEGFYTRSGRRYDPANARVESGKGKALAVELGKAKTDKIEPRVNQPVTENEAREFLKFLKHSEYSVVEQLHKQPARISVLELLISSEIHRNALIKVLNETYVAHDISVNKLDRLVSNISADNFISFNDDEISPGGRGATKALHITARCGEYALAGVLIDNGSALNVLPLSTLNRLPVDSSHMKSCQNIVRAFDGTEKKVMGRIEIPLLIGPNTYEVDFLVMDIKPSYNCLLGRPWIHSAGAVPSSLHQKLKLVTEGRLITIDAEEDIIASVTSDAPYLGTDDEAVECSFRSLEFRMRHPSLRKEDPMPKDI